A window from Gottschalkiaceae bacterium SANA encodes these proteins:
- a CDS encoding sugar-binding transcriptional regulator → MDIRRQMVVRAAELYYEEALNQNQIAKIMDISRPTVSRLLEEGKANGVVEIVVHSPVRKNPQLSSQIRGKLNLRDVMVVAGIFDHEMAIKKCSFVASQFLLSIMESHYTLGISWGPQLAYLTDILEEQELNNINVVQMVGCMGTGNSIYNGLELAMKISKKLHGTSSNIYAPVYVKKKEVHQYLLQESQIANTLKEASEVDVAIMGIGSLMNEKSTLSVTGYLTEEERQELLSLGAVGHLLARFFDRDGVEVQLANKYVVSAPLDSLKHPKWSIGIAASAYKAESVLAAIRAGYINTLIIDEALAEKLMVLI, encoded by the coding sequence ATGGATATTCGAAGACAAATGGTGGTTAGAGCGGCAGAATTATATTATGAAGAGGCACTCAATCAAAATCAAATTGCTAAGATTATGGATATTTCAAGACCAACAGTTTCTAGGCTTCTTGAAGAAGGGAAGGCGAATGGGGTAGTTGAGATCGTGGTTCACAGCCCAGTTCGGAAGAATCCTCAACTTTCAAGCCAGATTCGGGGAAAATTAAATCTGCGAGATGTGATGGTTGTGGCAGGTATTTTTGATCATGAAATGGCTATTAAAAAGTGTTCCTTCGTTGCATCGCAATTCTTACTTTCCATTATGGAGAGCCATTACACTTTAGGTATATCCTGGGGACCACAGCTGGCTTATCTTACGGATATTTTGGAAGAACAAGAACTAAATAATATCAATGTAGTCCAGATGGTTGGCTGTATGGGGACTGGGAATTCAATTTATAATGGACTTGAGTTGGCCATGAAAATATCGAAAAAATTGCATGGGACATCTTCTAATATTTATGCACCGGTTTATGTGAAAAAAAAGGAAGTTCACCAGTATTTGCTACAGGAAAGTCAGATTGCGAATACGTTGAAAGAAGCGAGTGAAGTTGATGTGGCCATTATGGGAATTGGGTCATTGATGAATGAAAAGTCGACATTATCGGTCACCGGTTATTTAACGGAAGAGGAGCGACAAGAACTCTTGTCGTTGGGTGCGGTGGGTCATTTGCTTGCTCGATTTTTTGACAGGGATGGTGTTGAGGTGCAGCTCGCGAATAAATATGTGGTTTCAGCACCTTTGGATTCACTTAAGCATCCAAAGTGGTCAATTGGTATTGCAGCTTCGGCTTACAAGGCCGAGTCTGTACTGGCTGCGATTCGTGCAGGATACATCAATACGTTGATTATAGATGAAGCGTTGGCGGAAAAATTAATGGTATTAATATAA
- a CDS encoding zinc-binding dehydrogenase, whose product MKAVMKQEEGYDKMDLVEVLEPKVRKDWVKIQVAYCGICGTDLLAFKGQYPSSLSPLILGHEFSGVIVEMGPEVKWLKKGMRVVSETTFETCGVCIHCREAEYNLCSNRIGIGTQKDGGMAEYVLAPQSSVHVLPDNVKLRTAALMEPLACGIHAGIEKGKIAKGEVVCVFGAGAIGLLLSSVAKACGAYVISAGIASDSERLALARRMGVDRTVDQSVESIEEVIAELTKGLGADKVFECSGAVQALNVGLKIVRKKGKVIQMGVFPHRHESIATELILQKEIEYLGSRSQKPSSWEKAIQLLREECLNGLDELSSFVLPLEEWRTGFEIMMDGSAIKVLLKCENPEGE is encoded by the coding sequence ATGAAAGCGGTAATGAAGCAGGAAGAGGGCTATGACAAGATGGATTTGGTGGAAGTGCTGGAACCCAAGGTGAGAAAAGATTGGGTGAAAATCCAAGTTGCTTATTGTGGCATATGTGGTACAGATTTACTCGCATTTAAAGGACAGTACCCGAGTTCGCTCAGTCCTTTGATATTGGGACATGAATTTTCTGGCGTGATTGTCGAAATGGGGCCAGAAGTGAAGTGGTTGAAAAAGGGAATGCGTGTTGTGAGTGAAACGACCTTTGAAACATGCGGAGTATGTATACACTGTCGGGAAGCGGAGTACAATTTATGTTCAAATCGTATTGGAATTGGCACCCAGAAAGATGGTGGGATGGCTGAGTATGTTTTGGCGCCTCAAAGTAGCGTGCATGTATTGCCTGATAACGTGAAGCTTCGAACTGCTGCTTTGATGGAACCCTTGGCTTGCGGAATTCATGCGGGAATTGAAAAGGGAAAGATTGCGAAAGGTGAAGTGGTGTGCGTTTTTGGTGCTGGGGCGATTGGTTTATTACTTTCTTCAGTGGCTAAAGCGTGTGGCGCTTATGTTATTTCTGCAGGAATTGCTTCCGATTCAGAGCGTCTTGCTTTGGCAAGACGAATGGGAGTAGATCGAACAGTTGATCAATCTGTTGAGAGTATTGAAGAGGTGATTGCGGAATTAACGAAAGGTCTTGGGGCTGACAAAGTGTTTGAGTGTTCGGGTGCTGTTCAAGCATTGAATGTGGGGCTCAAAATTGTTAGAAAGAAGGGCAAGGTGATTCAGATGGGTGTATTCCCTCACCGCCATGAATCTATTGCGACAGAATTAATTCTACAAAAGGAGATTGAATATTTGGGTTCGAGAAGTCAAAAGCCCAGTTCATGGGAAAAAGCGATTCAATTGTTGCGGGAAGAATGTCTCAATGGATTAGACGAGCTTTCTAGTTTTGTTTTGCCTCTTGAAGAGTGGCGGACGGGTTTTGAAATAATGATGGATGGTTCGGCGATCAAGGTTTTGTTGAAGTGTGAAAATCCGGAAGGTGAGTAG